From Anopheles coluzzii chromosome 3, AcolN3, whole genome shotgun sequence, the proteins below share one genomic window:
- the LOC120959525 gene encoding polyserase-2-like → MCRSMGWITLLLGLLCVVSQTRGQENHLACGKRKVVSQYLIHNGIDAKAGHWPWHVALFHRKDAQYEYACGGSILDENTILTASHCVYTQSGVISISRVSVDVGRIHLNESSEYTQTHLVREIIVHPGFSKNSIVNDIALIKLSSNITMNKYVQPVCLWTMDSNQELIVGRNGTIVGFGVNEQDIVSEQLKQALIGVVDPFSCIADDRGVFGTHLTSDMFCGKGQKGVSACNGDSGGGMFFEIGGKWFVRGLVSFTPLGTERCDSLKNTAYTDVAKYLKWIKPYIDQRVLSYDSDVLNIDYVEKLRLFNFETCGMKSSSYIKNGTTWALPWLGFVGPWYDLNSRCTITLISEWYAVGPAHCLSTNSVDSIVIFGSDMHQSKTECFDRNRTIVCTHPSQARRIKRIIEHQKLGSNSYENNIALIELYSPVDTMQPNVKPICMPVTSELRTNAKTNLHVAMNSSEEASYTHKNTPVRFIESVECVRRYSEHKIALKLENNRFCTEVADQQDVLNCTSFQAGAPLQEMKMLNGTERYFLRGVELHGLVCDLQAPAIYFDAEAYLDWILYNMRENVLDTMDVFETVTTNQTLEVEWSKLQQQPGKERLHLFNMDTCGLTTDGLEIYEASTTLPWNGIIMNDANFTGEVPLTRSMVVLISEWYALAPRRSIENDVAW, encoded by the exons ATGTGTCGTTCAATGGGATGGATTACCTTACTGCTTGGcctgctgtgtgttgtgtcgcAAACACGTGGACAGGAAAACCATTTAGCGTGTGGTAAACGTAAAGTAGTGTCGCAATATCTCATCCACAATGGCATCGACGCTAAGGCTGGACACTGGCCGTGGCATGTGGCTCTTTTCCATCGAAAGGATGCACAGTACGAATACGCCTGCGGTGGCTCCATCCTGGATGAGAACACTATTCTTACAG CATCTCATTGTGTGTATACCCAAAGCGGTGTGATTTCGATATCGCGAGTGTCGGTGGATGTGGGACGAATTCATCTAAACGAATCAAGCGaatacacacagacgcacCTTGTGCGAGAGATAATAGTTCATCCGGGATTTAGCAAAAACAGTATCGTCAACGATATTGCTCTGATCAAGCTGAGTTCGAACATCACGATGAACAAGTACGTGCAACCGGTCTGTCTGTGGACCATGGACAGCAATCAGGAGTTGATCGTGGGAAGAAACGGAACCATCGTTGGATTTGGTGTGAATGAACAGGACATTGTGTCGGAGCAGCTGAAACAGGCATTGATTGGTGTGGTGGATCCGTTCAGTTGCATTGCGGACGATCGGGGGGTGTTCGGAACTCACCTGACGTCGGACATGTTTTGTGGTAAAGGGCAGAAGGGTGTGAGTGCGTGCAATGGAGATAGCGGCGGCGGAATGTTCTTCGAGATCGGTGGTAAATGGTTCGTGAGGGGTCTGGTGTCGTTCACACCCCTGGGTACCGAGCGGTGCGATTCGCTAAAGAACACGGCCTACACTGATGTGGCCAAGTATCTGAAATGGATTAAACCGTACATTGATCAGCGTGTGCTTTCGTACGATAGTGACGTGCTGAATATAGACTATGTGGAGAAGCTAAGGCTGTTCAACTTCGAAACGTGCGGCATGAAATCATCATCATATATTAAGAATGGTACCACTTGGGCACTACCATGGCTTGGATTCGTCGGACCATGGTACGATTTAAATTCTAGGTGTACAATTACGCTCATTAGCGAGTGGTATGCGGTTGGACCTGCCCATTGTTTGAGCACCAATAGTGTGGA TTCGATTGTTATCTTCGGTAGCGACATGCATCAGTCAAAGACGGAATGCTTCGATCGCAATAGGACGATCGTATGTACCCATCCTTCACAAGCACGGCGAATTAAACGAATCATCGAGCACCAAAAGTTAGGCTCGAACAgttatgaaaataatattGCACTGATCGAGTTATACAGCCCCGTAGACACCATGCAGCCGAATGTGAAGCCTATCTGTATGCCCGTAACGTCTGAGCTGCGAACGAACGCCAAGACTAACTTACACGTGGCAATGAATTCAAGTGAAGAAGCTTCATACACGCACAAAAACACTCCCGTTCGTTTTATCGAGTCCGTAGAGTGTGTGAGACGGTACTCAGAACACAAGATTGCATTAAAGCTAGAAAACAACCGGTTCTGTACAGAGGTAGCAGATCAACAGGACGTTCTTAATTGTACTTCTTTTCAAGCGGGGGCACCGCTACAGGAAATGAAGATGTTGAACGGAACGGAGCGATACTTTTTGCGAGGAGTTGAGCTACACGGGTTGGTCTGTGATTTACAGGCACCGGCGATTTACTTCGATGCAGAAGCTTATCTTGACTGGATACTGTACAACATGAGGGAGAACGTGCTAGATACAATGGATGTGTTTGAAACTGTAACTACGAATCAAACGCTCGAGGTGGAGTGGAGCAAGTTGCAACAGCAGCCCGGAAAGGAACGGTTGCATCTGTTCAATATGGACACCTGTGGTTTAACCACCGATGGTTTAGAGATATATGAAGCTTCAACGACCCTTCCTTGGAACGGGATCATTATGAATGATGCAAATTTCACCGGTGAGGTTCCTTTGACGCGAAGCATGGTAGTGCTGATAAGCGAATGGTATGCTTTGGCCCCAAGGCGTAGTATAGAGAACGATGTTGCTTGGTAA
- the LOC120958328 gene encoding uncharacterized protein LOC120958328 — protein sequence MANLRDITAKKYARPTINVAIHPNPGTPPTGAGPSADGTDYRSIFFNEISQIMRGYGDCEKPLRESVLLVEKIVLQQLRGIMQEAIDHAMSRPNSPTLSRRDFEYIMRKNQVRVARLQKYFRDMALMKKRLKDLCGGRYPHLNLGPSSETSDDDSDREAPEKYDEEKARRLFRADRISQILTGRQYEEYIAARRTSFMHRNTEVMKSRMRQWLNIPEDVNITQSCLLTLAYLAHETIAVLVDFCILTRLNTANRTVDPYSRVTPSGKSYNMLHACPEVSQGRGLDGVKPITPQEITEAMRRHRQMAMRSSGRYRNALNFKPPYLAM from the exons ATGGCGAATCTGCGCGATATTACCGCGAAAAAATACGCCCGCCCCACGATCAACGTTGCGATCCATCCGAACCCGGGCACACCGCCGACGGGCGCGGGCCCATCCGCCGACGGCACCGACTACAGGTCCATCTTTTTCAACGAAATCTCACAAATCATGCGCGGGTACGGCGATTGCGAGAAGCCGCTCCGCGAGTCCGTCCTGCTGGTGGAGAAGAtagtgctgcagcagctgcgcgGCATCATGCAGGAAGCGATCGATCACGCCATGTCGCGCCCGAACTCACCGACCCTGTCCCGGCGCGACTTTGAGTACATTATGCGCAAAAATCAGGTGCGCGTGGCGCGGCTGCAGAAGTACTTCCGCGACATGGCGCTGATGAAGAAGCGGCTGAAGGATCTGTGCGGTGGCCGCTATCCGCACCTGAACCTTGGCCCGAGCTCGGAAACGTCCGACGACGATTCGGACCGCGAGGCGCCCGAAAAGTATGACGAGGAAAAGGCCCGCCGGCTGTTCCGGGCTGATCGAATCTCGCAGATCCTCACCGGACGGCAGTACGAGGAGTACATAGCGGCCCGCCGCACCTCCTTCATGCACCGGAACACGGAGGTGATGAAGAGCCGGATGCGCCAGTGGTTAAACATACCGGAGGATGTGAACATCACGCAGAGCTGCCTGCTCACGCTGGCGTACCTGGCGCACGAAACGATCGCCGTGCTGGTGGACTTTTGCATCCTGACGCGCCTCAACACGGCCAACCGGACGGTGGATCCGTACAGCCGGGTTACCCCTTCTG GCAAATCGTACAACATGCTGCACGCCTGCCCGGAAGTTTCGCAAGGCCGCGGACTGGACGGCGTGAAGCCGATCACGCCACAGGAAATTACCGAAGCAATGCGACGACACCGCCAGATGGCCATGCGCAGCTCTGGTCGGTACCGAAATGCGCTCAACTTCAAGCCACCCTACCTAGCGATGTAA